One window of the Anas acuta chromosome 12, bAnaAcu1.1, whole genome shotgun sequence genome contains the following:
- the AEN gene encoding apoptosis-enhancing nuclease isoform X1: protein MGAQRGVASAGLARACMPPGKGQMVPLPPPRAPPPAPKGAQGPPGSKKRSRRHQRYLERRALLEHRGLLRPPRGLPETSPSCGKVPKTLNGPTKSLNGPTKTLNGPTKTLNGTTRSLNGTAKTLNGTTKTLNGPTKSPNGPTRSLNGTTKTPNGTATSPNGTAEDATGTATPLGVPPLRPTKYVAIDCEMVGTGPRGRQSELARCSVVGYHGDVIYDKYVRPQLPVVDYRTRWSGVTKGHLRNAIPFRAAQAEILKILKDKIVVGHAIHNDFQALKYFHPKDRTRDTSRIPLLNQKAGLPLKASASLKSLAKHLLHKKIQVGCRGHSSVEDAQTAMELYRLVEVQWETELARSQPARPPSPPTDPSTDSDQYLDDQYWPTDLPAGSP, encoded by the exons ATGGGAGCGCAGCGGGGCGTGGCCAGCGCAGGACTTGCCCGGGCAT GCATGCCTCCGGGCAAGGGGCAGATGGTGCCGCTGCcgccccccagagcccccccaccCGCCCCCAAGGGTGCCCAGGGCCCCCCCGGCAGCAAGAAGCGGAGCCGCAGGCACCAGCGCTACCTGGAGCGCCGGGCGCTGCTGGAGCACAGGGGGCTGCTGAgacccccccgggggctccctgAGACCTCCCCGAGCTGCGGCAAGGTGCCCAAGACCCTAAATGGACCCACCAAATCCCTAAATGGCCCCACCAAGACCCTAAATGGCCCCACCAAGACCCTAAATGGCACCACCAGGTCCCTAAATGGCACCGCCAAGACCCTAAATGGCACCACCAAGACCCTAAATGGACCCACCAAATCCCCAAATGGCCCCACCAGGTCCCTAAATGGCACCACCAAGACCCCAAATGGCACCGCCACGTCCCCAAATGGCACCGCCGAGGATGCCACCGGCACCGCCACCCCCTTGGGGGTGCCCCCCCTGCGTCCCACTAAATACGTGGCCATCGACTGCGAGATGGTGGGCACGGGCCCGCGGGGGCGGCAGAGCGAGCTGGCGCGCTGCAGCGTGGTGGGCTACCACGGGGATGTCATCTACGACAAGTACGTGCGGCCCCAGCTGCCCGTCGTCGACTACCGCACGCGCTGGAGCGGCGTCACCAAGGGGCACCTGAGGAACGCCATCCCCTTCAGGGCCGCCCAGGCCGAG ATCCTGAAGATCTTGAAAGACAAGATCGTGGTGGGACACGCCATCCACAATGACTTCCAGGCCCTCAAGTACTTCCACCCCAAAGACAGGACCCGAGACACCAGCCGGATCCCGCTGCTGAACCAGAAGGCAGGGCTGCCCCTCAAGGCCAGCGCCTCGCTCAAGAGCCTGGCCAAGCACCTGCTGCACAAGAAGATCCAG gtgggctgcaggggccACTCATCGGTGGAGGACGCCCAGACGGCCATGGAGCTGTACCGCCTGGTGGAGGTGCAGTGGGAGACTGAGCTGGCCCGCAGCCAGCCCGCccggccccccagcccccccacgGACCCCAGTACAGACAGCGACCAGTACCTGGACGACCAGTACTGGCCCACGGACCTGCCTGCGGGCAGCCCGTGA
- the AEN gene encoding apoptosis-enhancing nuclease isoform X2: MGPGMPPGKGQMVPLPPPRAPPPAPKGAQGPPGSKKRSRRHQRYLERRALLEHRGLLRPPRGLPETSPSCGKVPKTLNGPTKSLNGPTKTLNGPTKTLNGTTRSLNGTAKTLNGTTKTLNGPTKSPNGPTRSLNGTTKTPNGTATSPNGTAEDATGTATPLGVPPLRPTKYVAIDCEMVGTGPRGRQSELARCSVVGYHGDVIYDKYVRPQLPVVDYRTRWSGVTKGHLRNAIPFRAAQAEILKILKDKIVVGHAIHNDFQALKYFHPKDRTRDTSRIPLLNQKAGLPLKASASLKSLAKHLLHKKIQVGCRGHSSVEDAQTAMELYRLVEVQWETELARSQPARPPSPPTDPSTDSDQYLDDQYWPTDLPAGSP; this comes from the exons ATGGGGCCGG GCATGCCTCCGGGCAAGGGGCAGATGGTGCCGCTGCcgccccccagagcccccccaccCGCCCCCAAGGGTGCCCAGGGCCCCCCCGGCAGCAAGAAGCGGAGCCGCAGGCACCAGCGCTACCTGGAGCGCCGGGCGCTGCTGGAGCACAGGGGGCTGCTGAgacccccccgggggctccctgAGACCTCCCCGAGCTGCGGCAAGGTGCCCAAGACCCTAAATGGACCCACCAAATCCCTAAATGGCCCCACCAAGACCCTAAATGGCCCCACCAAGACCCTAAATGGCACCACCAGGTCCCTAAATGGCACCGCCAAGACCCTAAATGGCACCACCAAGACCCTAAATGGACCCACCAAATCCCCAAATGGCCCCACCAGGTCCCTAAATGGCACCACCAAGACCCCAAATGGCACCGCCACGTCCCCAAATGGCACCGCCGAGGATGCCACCGGCACCGCCACCCCCTTGGGGGTGCCCCCCCTGCGTCCCACTAAATACGTGGCCATCGACTGCGAGATGGTGGGCACGGGCCCGCGGGGGCGGCAGAGCGAGCTGGCGCGCTGCAGCGTGGTGGGCTACCACGGGGATGTCATCTACGACAAGTACGTGCGGCCCCAGCTGCCCGTCGTCGACTACCGCACGCGCTGGAGCGGCGTCACCAAGGGGCACCTGAGGAACGCCATCCCCTTCAGGGCCGCCCAGGCCGAG ATCCTGAAGATCTTGAAAGACAAGATCGTGGTGGGACACGCCATCCACAATGACTTCCAGGCCCTCAAGTACTTCCACCCCAAAGACAGGACCCGAGACACCAGCCGGATCCCGCTGCTGAACCAGAAGGCAGGGCTGCCCCTCAAGGCCAGCGCCTCGCTCAAGAGCCTGGCCAAGCACCTGCTGCACAAGAAGATCCAG gtgggctgcaggggccACTCATCGGTGGAGGACGCCCAGACGGCCATGGAGCTGTACCGCCTGGTGGAGGTGCAGTGGGAGACTGAGCTGGCCCGCAGCCAGCCCGCccggccccccagcccccccacgGACCCCAGTACAGACAGCGACCAGTACCTGGACGACCAGTACTGGCCCACGGACCTGCCTGCGGGCAGCCCGTGA
- the AEN gene encoding apoptosis-enhancing nuclease isoform X3, translated as MPPGKGQMVPLPPPRAPPPAPKGAQGPPGSKKRSRRHQRYLERRALLEHRGLLRPPRGLPETSPSCGKVPKTLNGPTKSLNGPTKTLNGPTKTLNGTTRSLNGTAKTLNGTTKTLNGPTKSPNGPTRSLNGTTKTPNGTATSPNGTAEDATGTATPLGVPPLRPTKYVAIDCEMVGTGPRGRQSELARCSVVGYHGDVIYDKYVRPQLPVVDYRTRWSGVTKGHLRNAIPFRAAQAEILKILKDKIVVGHAIHNDFQALKYFHPKDRTRDTSRIPLLNQKAGLPLKASASLKSLAKHLLHKKIQVGCRGHSSVEDAQTAMELYRLVEVQWETELARSQPARPPSPPTDPSTDSDQYLDDQYWPTDLPAGSP; from the exons ATGCCTCCGGGCAAGGGGCAGATGGTGCCGCTGCcgccccccagagcccccccaccCGCCCCCAAGGGTGCCCAGGGCCCCCCCGGCAGCAAGAAGCGGAGCCGCAGGCACCAGCGCTACCTGGAGCGCCGGGCGCTGCTGGAGCACAGGGGGCTGCTGAgacccccccgggggctccctgAGACCTCCCCGAGCTGCGGCAAGGTGCCCAAGACCCTAAATGGACCCACCAAATCCCTAAATGGCCCCACCAAGACCCTAAATGGCCCCACCAAGACCCTAAATGGCACCACCAGGTCCCTAAATGGCACCGCCAAGACCCTAAATGGCACCACCAAGACCCTAAATGGACCCACCAAATCCCCAAATGGCCCCACCAGGTCCCTAAATGGCACCACCAAGACCCCAAATGGCACCGCCACGTCCCCAAATGGCACCGCCGAGGATGCCACCGGCACCGCCACCCCCTTGGGGGTGCCCCCCCTGCGTCCCACTAAATACGTGGCCATCGACTGCGAGATGGTGGGCACGGGCCCGCGGGGGCGGCAGAGCGAGCTGGCGCGCTGCAGCGTGGTGGGCTACCACGGGGATGTCATCTACGACAAGTACGTGCGGCCCCAGCTGCCCGTCGTCGACTACCGCACGCGCTGGAGCGGCGTCACCAAGGGGCACCTGAGGAACGCCATCCCCTTCAGGGCCGCCCAGGCCGAG ATCCTGAAGATCTTGAAAGACAAGATCGTGGTGGGACACGCCATCCACAATGACTTCCAGGCCCTCAAGTACTTCCACCCCAAAGACAGGACCCGAGACACCAGCCGGATCCCGCTGCTGAACCAGAAGGCAGGGCTGCCCCTCAAGGCCAGCGCCTCGCTCAAGAGCCTGGCCAAGCACCTGCTGCACAAGAAGATCCAG gtgggctgcaggggccACTCATCGGTGGAGGACGCCCAGACGGCCATGGAGCTGTACCGCCTGGTGGAGGTGCAGTGGGAGACTGAGCTGGCCCGCAGCCAGCCCGCccggccccccagcccccccacgGACCCCAGTACAGACAGCGACCAGTACCTGGACGACCAGTACTGGCCCACGGACCTGCCTGCGGGCAGCCCGTGA
- the AEN gene encoding apoptosis-enhancing nuclease isoform X4 translates to MGAQRGVASAGLARACMPPGKGQMVPLPPPRAPPPAPKGAQGPPGSKKRSRRHQRYLERRALLEHRGLLRPPRGLPETSPSCGKVPKTLNGPTKSLNGPTKTLNGPTKTLNGTTRSLNGTTKTPNGTATSPNGTAEDATGTATPLGVPPLRPTKYVAIDCEMVGTGPRGRQSELARCSVVGYHGDVIYDKYVRPQLPVVDYRTRWSGVTKGHLRNAIPFRAAQAEILKILKDKIVVGHAIHNDFQALKYFHPKDRTRDTSRIPLLNQKAGLPLKASASLKSLAKHLLHKKIQVGCRGHSSVEDAQTAMELYRLVEVQWETELARSQPARPPSPPTDPSTDSDQYLDDQYWPTDLPAGSP, encoded by the exons ATGGGAGCGCAGCGGGGCGTGGCCAGCGCAGGACTTGCCCGGGCAT GCATGCCTCCGGGCAAGGGGCAGATGGTGCCGCTGCcgccccccagagcccccccaccCGCCCCCAAGGGTGCCCAGGGCCCCCCCGGCAGCAAGAAGCGGAGCCGCAGGCACCAGCGCTACCTGGAGCGCCGGGCGCTGCTGGAGCACAGGGGGCTGCTGAgacccccccgggggctccctgAGACCTCCCCGAGCTGCGGCAAGGTGCCCAAGACCCTAAATGGACCCACCAAATCCCTAAATGGCCCCACCAAGACCCTAAATGGCCCCACCAAGACCCTAAATGGCACCACCAG GTCCCTAAATGGCACCACCAAGACCCCAAATGGCACCGCCACGTCCCCAAATGGCACCGCCGAGGATGCCACCGGCACCGCCACCCCCTTGGGGGTGCCCCCCCTGCGTCCCACTAAATACGTGGCCATCGACTGCGAGATGGTGGGCACGGGCCCGCGGGGGCGGCAGAGCGAGCTGGCGCGCTGCAGCGTGGTGGGCTACCACGGGGATGTCATCTACGACAAGTACGTGCGGCCCCAGCTGCCCGTCGTCGACTACCGCACGCGCTGGAGCGGCGTCACCAAGGGGCACCTGAGGAACGCCATCCCCTTCAGGGCCGCCCAGGCCGAG ATCCTGAAGATCTTGAAAGACAAGATCGTGGTGGGACACGCCATCCACAATGACTTCCAGGCCCTCAAGTACTTCCACCCCAAAGACAGGACCCGAGACACCAGCCGGATCCCGCTGCTGAACCAGAAGGCAGGGCTGCCCCTCAAGGCCAGCGCCTCGCTCAAGAGCCTGGCCAAGCACCTGCTGCACAAGAAGATCCAG gtgggctgcaggggccACTCATCGGTGGAGGACGCCCAGACGGCCATGGAGCTGTACCGCCTGGTGGAGGTGCAGTGGGAGACTGAGCTGGCCCGCAGCCAGCCCGCccggccccccagcccccccacgGACCCCAGTACAGACAGCGACCAGTACCTGGACGACCAGTACTGGCCCACGGACCTGCCTGCGGGCAGCCCGTGA